The Triticum urartu cultivar G1812 chromosome 5, Tu2.1, whole genome shotgun sequence genome contains the following window.
GGAGAAGAAGCCGAGGGTGGATGTGGTGGACGTGGATGATTCGGAGCCGGAGTCGGGCGGTGTCGGGAGGCCGGGGTTGGTGGCCGTCGGCTCCGGCGTGCGGGTGCCGGGGGAGGTGGTCATTGAGGTGCTCCGGCGGCTTGCCCCGAGGGCAGTCGCGGCGTCCGCGGCCGTCAGCCGCGGGTGGCGTGACTGCGCGAGGCGGGTCTGGCGGGGGGCCGAGGAGCTCCGCCTCCGCGCTGCCGGCGTTAGCACCATCGGGACGCTGCTGCCGCGGTGCCCCGCGCTGTCCAGGCTCGTGCTCCGCATGGAAAGGTTAGGAAAATGCACAAAAAACGAACCCGATCCGGCCGATCCACGAGCAGATCTCTATAACCAACTAATCTTGGTCGAAATGGGACGACGGACAGAACGTTCTTGCTTAATTCACCATCGCTTAGACGGACTAACGGATGAACACGCCCGATCTACGCCCAATTTGCCAATGTGTGATCCGATCTGGCGCCGTGAGATCTCACCTCGTTGTGGACCCTTGATCGGCGCCGATCGGAATCTATACACAAGCAATTCTCCACGAAGAAAGGTATTTAGACATGGTAGATATTGGAAATGGACAAGCTGTGGCGAACCTGATCTGCTTTTTAGAAATGGACAAGCTGTGGCGAACCTGATCTGCTTTTTAGAAATGGACTTGCTGTGGCGAACCTTATCTGCCTTTTAGAAATGGACTTGCTGTGGCGAACCTTATCTGCTTTGTAGAAATGGATTTGTTGTGGCGAACCCGATCTGCTTCTTTGATGCGATTTTCTTGGTGGTACATCTAGTCATGGTGCTGTGAGATCGTTATATGGATCCCTGATCAGTGCCTGACTTGATCTGTGACTGAGAGTTCATGCTAGCTTTGATGCATAATGTGTGCCCAATGCTAGATCAGCAATATGCTGAATATTTCATTGTTAGTGCAAGTGGGCACAAGTTTTTTTTTCGTGGTATCTTTGATGCATAATGCCTGCCTAGCTCAGTTTCTTGCCCTGCAATTTGTGCAAGTAAACGTATAATTCTGGTTAGTTTTGTCATAGGTTTTTGTTGGGAGAAAATATTTCCTGATCCTGTGACCTCAGGGGATTTTATCGGTTCTTTATGCAGAGCAGGAGAATCAATAGGCAGATCTTTTTTCCCCTCTGAACCTTGCACTTAGTTAGAAACTTTGCTCACTTTTGTCATACTGAATGAAATCAGCAAATGCATAGCCCTGATTTAGTTTCAAATAGTGTCAGAAAAGCAAGTATGGTTCTTCTTGCAACAAGGTCGTTAACTTGATCTAGTTCTATGGGGACTTTAGTCATGATTAGATCACACATGTTCCAACCTATTTTTTGGCCAGAAAGTTCCATTCAGTTTCTTGACTGAGAGGTATATTCTAATTAACATGTTCCTTTGGACATTTGATGCAGTGATGTTGATGCCACAATGCTTGCATGCCTTGCATTTTCCTGCCCAAACATGCAATCTCTGGAGATAAGCATGGCTGATAGTGCAGTCAACCGGATGACCGGGTACGTTGAACATCATCCCTAAATCACAAATCCTGTGAAATTCTATCTTTCCATGCATTTAGTCCTCTGAAATCTATGATTTCTAATGTTGTATCTTTAGTGTAAATGATACACACATTCACAAATGTGCACTACCAAATACCAAACTGTTTACTATTATTGCTTGAAGATGCTTACTGTTCAGAATGTTGTTTCATGCTGCAATATGCTGCCTTACTATGCTGTGCATTGTCACCATTTACATGATCTTAAAAATAATTTACACAGGATACTAAACTGTTTACTATTATTGCTTGAAGTTGCTTACTGTTCAGAATGTTGTTTCATGCTGCAATATGCTGCCTTACTATGCTGTGCATTGTCACCATTTACATGATCTTAAAAATAACTTACACAGGACAGTTTATGGATAGATTAGATGTTAAATTACAAGACCAAGTGATTTTTTAACCAACACTTGTTTGTTTAAACAGGGATGAGCTTACTAGATTTATTTCGGAGAAGAAGTCTCTGACAGTTCTTAAAGTAGATCGCTGTAGTGGTCTTGGTTTTCTTAATATAAACTCTACAAGCCTTTCAACCCTTTGGCTATCAGATCTCTCTTCCATCACAAAATATGTAAGTTGGCAAACTTTTATAATTGTTGAGTTATTTTGGTATGCTGTTTTATAAATTGATTATGTTGTTAATTTCTTACAGGTCATAAACTGTCCTAATTTGAGTGAGCTCTCACTGATTTTTTCCCAACAAGATAATGATTCTACCGATCTGATTAGTATGATGGATAGTCTGGGCCGCACCTGCTTGAATTTGAGAAAATTGCACATATCCTCAATTCACTTGTGCAATGAAGCTGTGTTTGCTCTTGGGAGTGCTAATCTCAGGTAAATTCACATATTGCTATAGTCCAAATGGATTGTTGATCAAATTTCAGGAATTGTGCTGGACTGAACTTTTAATATTATTCTTGCTTATTTCATTTCAACCACCTTATACATTTTTTTTCTTGTTTCATCAGGGGCTTGTGCATGCTGTCCTTGCTTCTAGGTAAAAAAATAACAGATGCAGCTGTTGCATCTATTGTTCGTTCTTTTACAAGCTTGGAGTTGCTTGATTTAAGCGGGTATGTGCTGGTTTTTACGAAGCCTAATGGTTTGGAGATGATATTTTGTTTTCTACAGTCATGCAAAATAAAGCCTAAACCAACACATGATACTTAAATCTCCAGATCTTGTATCACTGATAATGGGCTTGGGATGATCAGCAAGGCATTCCCTGATACCCTAACCAGGCTGCTGCTTGCTATGTGCCCAAATATCACCTCATGTAAGCTTGAACCTTCACATTGCTTGTGTTCCTTTGTTCCAGTGATTTCAGAAATATCACATTGCCCATAGCTGCAAATATCTAAAGCTTTTCCTGTTTATGTGATCTGTAGGTGGGGTCCAGGTGGCCGCAGTGCAGTTGCCACTTCTTCAGCTCATGGACTGCGGCAAGAGCTTATGTGCTAATGTGCAGCCCGAAGCACCCCGATCATACTTTGGTGATCTCAATGGGGGGATTAGGTTTTGCTCAAAACTACAGGTCACAAGGAAGCAGCAACCAACTTACCAAAAGTTGATTATAAAGCATGCTAATCTGAAAAAACTTAGTCTATGGGGCTGTTCTGCAATAGATGTAAGTGCTCAAAATTCATGATTGCTAATTTATTTGTATTCCGGTCTGTGTACACAGTGAAGCTATGTTCTTACTACTGTTCTCTTCATCTATGACAG
Protein-coding sequences here:
- the LOC125507903 gene encoding F-box/LRR-repeat protein 17-like isoform X1, which translates into the protein MASSDAVSVVPAPDAAAAAPALPAVAKKRGSYNCGRCGLPKKGHVCSIPGPPAAGAGAAAAAPEHKPRRALHFDEAAAAGALDVTPVAAAYPAPHRPPEKKPRVDVVDVDDSEPESGGVGRPGLVAVGSGVRVPGEVVIEVLRRLAPRAVAASAAVSRGWRDCARRVWRGAEELRLRAAGVSTIGTLLPRCPALSRLVLRMESDVDATMLACLAFSCPNMQSLEISMADSAVNRMTGDELTRFISEKKSLTVLKVDRCSGLGFLNINSTSLSTLWLSDLSSITKYVINCPNLSELSLIFSQQDNDSTDLISMMDSLGRTCLNLRKLHISSIHLCNEAVFALGSANLRGLCMLSLLLGKKITDAAVASIVRSFTSLELLDLSGSCITDNGLGMISKAFPDTLTRLLLAMCPNITSCGVQVAAVQLPLLQLMDCGKSLCANVQPEAPRSYFGDLNGGIRFCSKLQVTRKQQPTYQKLIIKHANLKKLSLWGCSAIDALYVNCPELSDLNLNSCINLNPERLLLQCPSLKDVHVTGCRDMLIGAIRNQVLNEFAAAEPRMPCKRLADGSKRVQVPQFMPEQQFEDEKWCGESRRSQCAVHI
- the LOC125507903 gene encoding F-box/LRR-repeat protein 17-like isoform X2, producing MASSDAVSVVPAPDAAAAAPALPAVAKKRGSYNCGRCGLPKKGHVCSIPGPPAAGAGAAAAAPEHKPRRALHFDEAAAAGALDVTPVAAAYPAPHRPPEKKPRVDVVDVDDSEPESGGVGRPGLVAVGSGVRVPGEVVIEVLRRLAPRAVAASAAVSRGWRDCARRVWRGAEELRLRAAGVSTIGTLLPRCPALSRLVLRMESDVDATMLACLAFSCPNMQSLEISMADSAVNRMTGDELTRFISEKKSLTVLKVDRCSGLGFLNINSTSLSTLWLSDLSSITKYVINCPNLSELSLIFSQQDNDSTDLISMMDSLGRTCLNLRKLHISSIHLCNEAVFALGSANLRGLCMLSLLLGKKITDAAVASIVRSFTSLELLDLSGSCITDNGLGMISKAFPDTLTRLLLAMCPNITSCGVQVAAVQLPLLQLMDCGKSLCANVQPEAPRSYFGDLNGGIRFCSKLQVTRKQQPTYQKLIIKHANLKKLSLWGCSAIDALYVNCPELSDLNLNSCINLNPERLLLQCPSLKDVHVTGCRDMLIGAIRNQVLNEFAAAEPRMPCKRLADGSKRVQVPQFMPEQFEDEKWCGESRRSQCAVHI